A genomic window from Luteolibacter sp. LG18 includes:
- a CDS encoding RNA-binding S4 domain-containing protein, with amino-acid sequence MSENVRADKWLWATRFFKTRSAAAKACEGGKIKRAGHPVKPATPLHPGDVLEVPFFDGPGTRTITVGGLIAQRVGAPQAQACYTESTPPEVIAANKEFLKEKHERRLEGGMLGRPTKKDRRDIQKFRGFFE; translated from the coding sequence ATGAGCGAAAACGTCCGCGCGGACAAGTGGCTGTGGGCGACGCGTTTCTTCAAGACGCGCTCCGCCGCGGCCAAGGCCTGTGAAGGCGGCAAGATCAAGCGCGCCGGCCATCCCGTGAAACCCGCCACGCCCCTGCATCCCGGGGACGTGCTGGAGGTGCCGTTTTTTGATGGCCCGGGCACCCGCACCATCACCGTGGGCGGCTTGATCGCCCAGCGTGTTGGCGCGCCCCAGGCCCAGGCCTGCTACACCGAGAGCACGCCGCCGGAGGTGATCGCCGCGAACAAGGAGTTCCTGAAGGAGAAGCACGAGCGCCGTCTGGAAGGCGGGATGCTCGGCCGCCCGACCAAGAAGGACCGCCGGGACATCCAGAAGTTCCGTGGTTTCTTCGAGTGA
- a CDS encoding metal-sensitive transcriptional regulator, with protein MKRDETSRKPLLTRVNRIAGQVQGVARMLEEDRDCSEVLNTISAIHSALRGLESTLLEDHVRHCVCDAAKDPKRLEQRLDEIVTLYKRRLA; from the coding sequence ATGAAGCGTGACGAGACATCCCGCAAGCCCTTGCTGACCCGGGTGAACCGCATTGCGGGCCAGGTCCAGGGCGTGGCCCGTATGCTGGAGGAGGACCGCGATTGTTCCGAGGTCCTCAATACCATTTCCGCCATCCACTCCGCCCTCCGTGGACTGGAATCCACGCTGCTGGAGGATCACGTCCGCCATTGCGTGTGCGATGCTGCCAAGGACCCGAAGCGCCTGGAACAGCGCCTCGATGAAATCGTCACCCTCTACAAGCGCCGCCTCGCCTGA
- a CDS encoding permease gives MKPTCCNPEPVPSCCGGKPAETQAPACCGGGGGHEHGDTPSCCGPAEKKRVDWLLWASLILVAIGMAGHLWFPAGPKWWHEFSHGTYDMMLKAWWGILAGIIAVGVIGRLPRELVLGLLGKGGCFTGILRATFAGTLLDLCNHGILLVAMQLYRKGASLGQTLAFLIASPWNSLSVTLLLAAMIGWKWTVAFLLLSMVIGIVTGWIVDKLVKAGRLPANPNAHELPADFRFGPAFRTALRDLKPTPSNLGHMLKDGLAESKMILRWILFGITLAALIQAFVPDEKFAQFFGPSLAGLLLTLLAATVIEVCSEGSSPIAAQLILRSSAPGNAFTFLMAGAATDYTEIVVLRQTTGSWKAALILPLLTTPQVLVIGWLLNQGW, from the coding sequence ATGAAACCTACCTGCTGCAATCCCGAACCGGTGCCTTCCTGCTGCGGGGGCAAGCCCGCTGAAACCCAGGCACCCGCCTGCTGCGGCGGGGGCGGTGGCCATGAGCACGGGGACACACCGTCGTGCTGCGGCCCTGCGGAAAAGAAGCGCGTCGATTGGCTCTTGTGGGCGTCCCTGATCCTCGTCGCCATCGGTATGGCCGGTCACCTGTGGTTCCCCGCCGGGCCAAAGTGGTGGCACGAGTTCTCCCATGGCACCTACGACATGATGCTGAAGGCCTGGTGGGGCATCCTCGCCGGGATCATCGCCGTGGGCGTGATCGGTCGCCTGCCGCGGGAACTGGTGCTGGGCTTGCTCGGAAAGGGCGGCTGCTTCACTGGCATCCTGCGCGCCACCTTCGCGGGCACCCTGCTGGACCTCTGCAACCACGGCATCCTGCTGGTGGCCATGCAGCTCTACCGGAAGGGCGCGTCGCTGGGGCAGACCCTGGCGTTCCTGATCGCCAGCCCGTGGAACTCGCTGTCGGTGACGCTGTTGCTCGCTGCGATGATCGGCTGGAAGTGGACGGTGGCCTTCCTGTTGCTCTCAATGGTGATCGGCATCGTCACCGGCTGGATCGTCGACAAGCTGGTGAAAGCCGGACGTTTGCCCGCGAATCCGAATGCACACGAACTGCCGGCGGACTTCCGCTTCGGGCCCGCGTTCCGCACCGCGCTGCGCGATCTGAAGCCGACGCCGTCGAATCTCGGGCACATGCTCAAGGACGGTCTTGCGGAGTCGAAGATGATCCTGCGCTGGATCCTGTTCGGGATCACCCTCGCGGCGCTGATCCAGGCCTTCGTGCCGGATGAGAAGTTCGCGCAGTTCTTCGGCCCCAGCCTGGCGGGCTTGTTGCTGACCCTGCTCGCCGCCACCGTGATCGAAGTGTGTTCGGAGGGTTCCAGCCCGATTGCCGCGCAGTTGATCCTCCGGAGCTCCGCGCCGGGCAATGCCTTCACCTTCCTGATGGCCGGGGCTGCCACCGACTACACGGAGATCGTGGTGCTGCGCCAGACCACGGGCTCCTGGAAGGCCGCGCTGATCCTGCCGCTGCTGACCACTCCCCAGGTGCTCGTCATCGGCTGGCTGCTCAACCAAGGATGGTGA